Proteins co-encoded in one Marmota flaviventris isolate mMarFla1 chromosome 9, mMarFla1.hap1, whole genome shotgun sequence genomic window:
- the LOC114081156 gene encoding olfactory receptor 8K3-like has translation MDKENLTVFNEFILMGITNHPELQAPFFGLFFIIYMVSLLGNLGIIILTEVDSRLQTPMYFFLKHLAFIDLGNSTAVGPKMLVNFVAIQNIISYNWCATQLAFIIFFVLNELYILSAMAYDRYVAICNPLLYTVIMSKRVCWVLVVIPSLYSASLSLVTTIKIFISTFCGNNVISHFYCDSLPLLTLICSSTRETELIILIFSAFTFVSSLLIILVSYILILLAILRMNSAEGRSKAFSTCGSHLTVVVVLYGTLFFMYGQPKSSHSFDTDKMTSLFYTLVIPMLNPIIYSLRNTEVKGAMWRLWENMCKRLISSPI, from the coding sequence ATGGATAAAGAGAATCTTACAGTGTTCAATGAATTCATCTTAATGGGCATCACAAACCACCCTGAGTTGCAGGCTCCCTTCTTTGGGCTGTTCTTCATCATCTACATGGTCTCACTGCTGGGCAATTTGGGCATTATCATCCTCACTGAGGTGGACTCCAGGCTACAAACacccatgtatttttttctcaaacacCTGGCTTTCATTGATCTTGGTAACTCAACAGCTGTGGGACCCAAAATGTTGGTAAATTTTGTAGCTATTCAAAACATAATTTCCTACAATTGGTGTGCTACACAGTTAGCATTCATTATCTTTTTTGTCCTTAATGAGCTTTATATTCTCTCAGCAATGGCTTATGACCGATACGTGGCCATCTGCAACCCTCTGCTCTACACAGTCATCATGTCAAAAAGAGTTTGCTGGGTGCTGGTGGTAATCCCGTCTCTATACAGTGCCTCTCTttctctggtaaccaccataAAAATTTTTATCTCTACCTTCTGTGGCAATAATGTTATCAGTCATTTCTATTGTGACAGTCTTCCCTTGTTGACTTTGATTTGCTCAAGTACACGAGAGACTGAGTTAATAATATTGATCTTTTCAGCATTTACTTTTGTTTCATCTCTTCTGATCATCCTTGTCTCCTACATTCTGATCCTCCTGGCCATCCTTAGGATGAACTCTGCAGAGGGCAGGAgtaaagccttctccacctgtgggtctcacctgaCAGTGGTAGTTGTATTATACGGGACTCTATTCTTCATGTATGGGCAGCCCAAGTCCAGTCACTCCTTTGATACTGACAAGATGACCTCTTTATTTTATACCCTGGTGATACCCATGCTGAATCCCATTATCTATAGTTTGAGAAATACAGAGGTTAAAGGTGCCATGTGGAGGTTATGGGAAAATATGTGCAAACGTCTCATTTCAAGTCCGATATAG